One genomic window of Solanum dulcamara chromosome 10, daSolDulc1.2, whole genome shotgun sequence includes the following:
- the LOC129870569 gene encoding uncharacterized protein LOC129870569, protein MGVDYYKTLKVSRNASEEDLKKSYKRLAMKWHPDKNSENKKEAEAKFKQISEAYDVLSDPQKRQIYDLYGDEALKSGQFDPSSPSGVYGDGRGFKFNSRDAEDIFAEFFGGSAGYTRSTGGTVRIRKAAPVENKLPCSLEELYKGSKRKMKISRIVLDGTGKPTTIEEVLAIHIKPGWKKGTKITFPEKGNHEPGAAPGDLTFVIDEKPHDVFKRDGNDLVINQKISLVDALAGKTINLTSLDGRELTIPITDVVKPGHEQIIPNEGMPISKEPGKKGKLRIKFEVKFPSRLSTDQKFDIRRVLGRTAN, encoded by the exons atgggagttgattACTATAAGACACTGAAAGTGTCACGCAATGCGAGTGAAGAAGATTTGAAAAAATCGTATAAGCGATTGGCAATGAAATGGCATCCGGATAAGAATAGTGAGAACAAGAAGGAAGCTGAAGCGAAATTCAAGCAGATATCTGAGGCTTATGATGTGCTTAGTGATCCACAGAAGAGGCAGATCTATGATTTATATGGTGATGAGGCGCTGAAATCCGGTCAATTCGATCCATCCTCACCTAGTGGTGTCTATGGTGATGGAAGAGGATTTAAGTTCAATTCACGTGATGCGGAAGATATTTTTGCGGAGTTTTTTGGTGGATCGGCTGGGTATACTAGGAGTACTGGTGGTACTGTACGGATTCGGAAAGCTGCGCCGGTGGAGAACAAGTTGCCGTGTAGCTTGGAGGAGTTATACAAGGGTTCTAAGAGGAAAATGAAGATTTCAAGGATTGTTCTTGATGGCACTGG TAAGCCCACAACTATTGAAGAGGTCTTGGCAATACACATTAAACCTGGTTGGAAGAAAGGCACAAAAATTACTTTTCCAGAGAAAGGGAACCATGAACCTGGAGCTGCACCTGGTGATCTTACTTTTGTGATAGATGAAAAGCCACATGATGTTTTCAAGAGAGATGGGAATGATCTAGTGATCAATCAGAAAATCTCATTAGTAGATGCTCTCGCTGGGAAAACTATCAACCTAACTAGTTTGGATGGAAGGGAACTCACAATACCAATCACAGATGTTGTTAAACCAGGACATGAACAGATAATCCCAAATGAAGGAATGCCAATATCAAAAGAAcctggaaagaaaggaaaattgaggaTCAAGTTTGAGGTTAAATTCCCGTCAAGGCTTAGTACAGATCAGAAATTTGATATCAGAAGAGTATTGGGCAGAACTGCTAACTAA